In a genomic window of Quercus lobata isolate SW786 chromosome 4, ValleyOak3.0 Primary Assembly, whole genome shotgun sequence:
- the LOC115983882 gene encoding VQ motif-containing protein 1 has protein sequence MSGCNREPVKVVIINTHYVETDAMSFKSVVQKLTGKDSTVAEGKEKDSKILKERMERMEAKTWSGSGGNKAALMKNLSFKEFDKLLREMPPMYELWE, from the coding sequence ATGTCGGGCTGCAATAGAGAGCCAGTAAAGGTTGTGATCATCAACACCCATTATGTGGAAACTGATGCTATGAGCTTCAAATCTGTTGTGCAAAAGCTGACTGGTAAAGATTCAACGGTAGCagaagggaaagagaaagacaGCAAGATTTTGAAAGAAAGGATGGAGAGGATGGAGGCAAAAACTTGGTCCGGCTCCGGTGGTAATAAGGCGGCTTTGATGAAGAATTTATCGTTCAAGGAGTTTGATAAATTGCTTAGAGAGATGCCACCAATGTATGAGCTATGGGAATGA
- the LOC115985719 gene encoding uncharacterized protein LOC115985719, protein MVVGDSIKKEVKQIFNVNKVPEYLNRTNIVLIPKIVNLETLGNYCPISLCNTVYKIVSKIIVARLRPHLDKLISPLQSAFVPRRRSVDNAIVVQEPIHTISNKKGKVRYMAIKVDLEKTYDKLEWGFIREVLINANFPHDLVSLVMSYVSSVSTSILFNGGNVDPILPSQRIR, encoded by the coding sequence atggTAGTTGGGGATTCTATCAAAAAAGAGGTAAAGCAGATTTTTAATGTGAACAAAGTGCCGGAATATCTTAATAGAACTAATATTGTGCTGATTCCTAAGATTGTCAATCTAGAAACACTTGGTAATTATTGTCCCATAAGTCTATGCAACACTGTCTATAAGATTGTGTCCAAGATTATCGTGGCAAGACTAAGACCTCATCTTGATAAGCTCATCTCCCCTCTCCAATCAGCTTTTGTCCCAAGAAGGAGAAGTGTTGATAATGCTATTGTGGTCCAAGAGCCCATACACACCATTAGCAACAAAAAGGGGAAGGTGCGTTATATGGCTATTAAGGTGGATCTTGAGAAAACTTATGACAAGTTAGAATGGGGTTTCATTAGAGAAGTCCTCATCAATGCCAATTTCCCCCATGATCTTGTCAGTCTTGTGATGAGTTATGTTTCTTCCGTGTCTACCTCTATTCTCTTTAATGGAGGAAATGTTGACCCCATTCTTCCTTCGCAGAGAATAAGATAA